In Thermocrinis minervae, a single genomic region encodes these proteins:
- the purQ gene encoding phosphoribosylformylglycinamidine synthase I: MKFGVCVFPGSNCDYDTYYIIRDLLQKDVVFLPYTTRKIENVDCVVLPGGFSFGDYLRAGALASKTPLGQAVYDFAQKGGLVLGICNGFQILTELHLLPGALLKNENMRFVCKDVFLRVENNAIPFTKSMEKGQVLVVPIAHGEGRYYVSEEELKTLEENGQIVLRYCDRDGNISKEANPNGSISNIAGVCNKEGNVFGLMPHPERASEDILGYHDGLLFWYSLIS, from the coding sequence ATGAAGTTTGGTGTCTGTGTTTTCCCTGGCTCTAACTGTGACTATGACACTTACTACATAATAAGGGACCTTCTTCAAAAGGATGTAGTCTTCTTGCCCTATACTACCAGAAAGATAGAGAACGTGGACTGTGTAGTATTACCAGGAGGTTTTTCCTTTGGAGATTACCTAAGAGCAGGAGCCTTGGCCAGCAAGACACCCCTCGGACAGGCTGTATACGACTTTGCCCAAAAAGGTGGCCTTGTCCTAGGTATATGCAACGGCTTTCAGATCCTGACAGAGCTTCACCTTTTACCAGGAGCTCTACTCAAGAACGAAAACATGCGTTTTGTGTGTAAGGATGTTTTCCTTAGGGTTGAGAACAACGCCATACCCTTTACAAAAAGCATGGAGAAAGGACAGGTCCTCGTAGTCCCCATAGCACATGGAGAGGGAAGGTACTACGTAAGCGAAGAAGAACTCAAAACCCTTGAGGAGAACGGTCAGATAGTCCTGCGATACTGTGACAGAGATGGAAACATATCCAAAGAAGCTAACCCAAACGGCTCAATATCTAACATAGCTGGAGTTTGTAACAAAGAAGGTAACGTCTTTGGCCTTATGCCACATCCAGAGAGGGCAAGCGAGGATATCCTCGGATACCACGACGGTCTACTCTTCTGGTACTCCCTCATAAGTTAA
- the mtnP gene encoding S-methyl-5'-thioadenosine phosphorylase → MLGVIGGSGLYSIEGLKVVEEVDVSTPFGKPSSTVVLCELEDRKIAFISRHGKGHSIPPHLVPYRANLWALKEVGVKRVLGIFAVGGISHYLKPGDYVVVDDFIEFTKGRVSTFYEGAMSVKVEGKDRPSELLKAGKVVHIDLSQPYCPQMRKVLIDVLEELRLPYHSSGVYACTEGPRFETPAEIRAIRLLGGDVVGMTGYPEVVLARELEMCYSALCVVANPAAGISSNKLTSDEVIQMMKQKEEEIKEVIKLFVKNLPEERVCPCPSALEGAVV, encoded by the coding sequence ATGCTAGGGGTAATAGGTGGTAGCGGGCTTTACAGCATAGAGGGTTTAAAGGTGGTTGAAGAGGTTGACGTTTCTACACCTTTTGGTAAACCTTCTTCCACTGTTGTTCTCTGTGAGCTGGAAGATAGAAAGATTGCCTTTATTTCAAGGCATGGAAAAGGTCACTCCATTCCTCCTCACTTGGTACCTTACAGGGCTAACCTTTGGGCCCTTAAAGAGGTAGGAGTTAAAAGGGTGCTTGGTATTTTTGCTGTCGGTGGCATATCACATTATCTAAAACCTGGTGATTACGTGGTGGTGGATGATTTTATAGAGTTTACAAAGGGAAGGGTAAGCACCTTTTATGAGGGTGCTATGTCTGTAAAAGTGGAGGGCAAGGACAGACCGTCGGAGCTCCTTAAGGCTGGTAAGGTAGTTCACATAGATCTTAGTCAACCTTACTGTCCGCAGATGAGAAAGGTTCTTATTGATGTTCTTGAAGAGCTGAGGCTTCCTTATCATAGTTCTGGTGTGTACGCGTGTACTGAGGGTCCAAGGTTTGAAACACCAGCGGAGATAAGAGCTATAAGGCTTTTGGGTGGCGATGTGGTGGGTATGACAGGGTACCCTGAGGTTGTTCTGGCGAGAGAGTTGGAGATGTGTTACTCTGCTCTGTGTGTGGTTGCAAACCCTGCCGCAGGAATATCATCCAACAAGCTTACCAGCGATGAGGTCATACAGATGATGAAACAGAAAGAGGAGGAGATAAAAGAAGTGATAAAGCTCTTTGTCAAGAACCTTCCTGAGGAGAGAGTATGTCCTTGTCCTTCTGCCCTTGAGGGTGCTGTGGTTTAA